The nucleotide window CGTGACGCTCGACGACGGAGAACGACCGCTGCTGTCTTTAATCGAACATCTGTCAGGAACCAGGCCTCGCGCACAACTCTCTCGTACGTTCTATCGAGACAAGGAGCGAGTCGTCTTCGCCACCGAGTGCACGGACCGGGACTTCACCATGGATGAAATTGGATGCCCGACCTACAGCGGCCTCGCGCTCGATCGTTACCTGACGATTCTGGACAGCACGAATCCGATGCACCGGCTGTGGTCGGAAGGCCATTGGAACAAACTGACTGTGGCGCATGGCTGCTACTGGAAGCAATGCACGTTCTGCGATGTGGGGCTGGATTACATCGGCCGGTTCGAAATGACGCCGACCGATCGACTGCTTCATCAGATTGAGCAACTGCTCGCCGAGACCGGCCGCCGCGGGTTCCATTTTGTTGACGAAGCTGCACCACCGGCCGCCTTGAAAGCGCTCGCCCTTGGTTTGTTGGAAAGAGGCATCACGATTTCGTGGTGGGGGAATATCCGATTCGAGGAAGCGTTCTCTCCGGACTTATGCCGACTGTTAGCTGCCTCCGGCTGCATCGCAGTGACCGCAGGACTCGAAGCAGCGTCCGATCGTCTGCTGGAGCAGATCAAAAAAGGCATCACCGTGGATCAGACTGCCCTCGTAGCGGCGGCCTTCAGAGAGGCCGGCATCCTGATCCATGCCTATCTGATGTACGGGTGTCCCTCTGAAACGATTCAAGAAACGGTGGATTCGCTGGAGCGAGTTCGCCAACTGTTTGCTGAGGACCTGATCCAATCCGCCTTCTGGCACCGGTTCACTGCGACGGCCCACAGTCCGATCGGACTCGCGCCGGCCGAACACGGCCTCCGCATCCTCGGTCCCACGTGTAAAGGGTTCGCCGAGAATGATTTGCTCCACGAAGATCGTGTCGGGAAGAATCCGCAATGGCTCGGCGAGGGCTTGCGTCGTTCAATGTTGAATTACCTGGAAGGACGCGGTCTGAACCTCGACGTCAGGCGATGGTTCGACCATTCCGTCCCACGACCACGGGTTTCTGGCGCCTGGGTGAAACGACTCCTGCGAGACAGGACAAGGAAAGATGACCCGCATGTCGAGCGGCGGGTGGTCTGGCTTGGAGGAACACCGGTGGTGACGGCACGTGCAAAACACGCTCGCGTGATCCTACCGGGACGTACGAGCGATTCCGCTGTGTCCATGTCCAAACCGCACGCTGTGTGGCTCGCGGACCTGATTCAACAGTCCACGCCGAAGAACAAACCTTCGCATCCTTACCCGTTGCTTCGTGAAGCGCAATCTGCCTTTCCAGGAAATCCCAAAGAGTTCGCCACCTACTTAGACAGCCCATCGTGGAAGAAAGTTCGCGCGGCCGGTCTGTTGCTCGTGTAAAGGGCGTGAACAACTCTCAAGAGCGAGACCTCTCGACAAACACAAAGGGCGGGAGCAGCCAACAGCTGCTCCCGCCCCTATTATGGATACAGCACTCGCTACTTATTCGGCTGCGGCGTATAGCGGAGGTACGGCTTGACCGCTTTGAACCCTTTCGGAAACAGTGTCTTCGCTTCTGCATCGGTCACCGCCGGAGTGATGATACAGTCCTGCCCATCCTTCCAATTTACCGGAGTGGCCACCTTGTACTTGGCAGTGAGCTGTAGCGAGTCGACGACGCGCAATAATTCGTCGAAATTCCTGCCACATGAAGCGGGATAGGTCAGCATGAGCTTGATTTTTTTATCTGGTCCGATCACGAAGACGGACCTGACCGTCATGTTATCCAGCGCATTAGGGTGGATCATGTCATACAACATCGCCACCTTTTTGTCCGGGTCGGCAATCAACGGGTAGCTGACCGTACAATGTTGCGTTTCGTTGATATCTTTCGTCCATCCGCGATGGGAATCCAGCGGATCGACACTGATGGCCAGGACTTTGACCCCGCGCTTGGCAAAATCATCCTTGATCTTCGCCATATAACCCAGCTCGGTCGTGCAGACCGGGGTGAAGTCCTTCGGATGTGAGAAGAGAATCCCCCATCCGTTACCCAACCACTCATGAAAGTTGATCGTCCCTTCAGTTGTCTCTGCCGTAAAATTCGGGGCTTCGTCTCCCAATCGTAGTGCCATGATGACCTCCTTGTTTACGAACCTGTCTGGCCAACAGATGAATGGAACTACGATACTGTCTCCCCCAGACCAAGTTCAAGTGGAAACCTATCCCTATGACCCAGCCGTGATATTCACTCGGCTCCGGACCTTTTCATGACCTGATGCGGTCAAGTCACTCTCCGTGAGGAACACGCGTTCTTCTGGCAACTTACCCTCCCCCGCTAATCGGTCGCGCATCTGTTTCGCCCGCTCATCCGCCAAGCTGCGGAGACTTGCGTCCTCCACAGGGATGGACGCAGCCAGCTGCCGTCTCATCTCTTCAATGGTCGGCGGTTTCGGAGCCATGTCCGGCTTCGAGGGGGGCGTCGTGCCACCCTGCTGACCCTGTTGTTGATTGAATCGTTCTTTGATCAACCGTTCTTCTTCCGCAACCGGCAGGTTTGTATCCTTTGGCGAAGCCCTTTCCTGTTGCCATGAGGCCAAAAGCTGCGCTTTGAGTTTCTGCAAACGGAGCGCCTGGCGATCAGACACCGGGTCAGTTGTTCCAGTAATTTCCAGCCGCAACCCCGGTCGTTCTCGAAGCGCCGTGATCAATGCCTCAGCCTTCTTCAACTCCGCTGCCCCCGGCACCGCCGATCCTGGCTCGAATTCGAAGTATTGCAGTTCTTCAGCACTTCCTCCGCCCGGAACCAGCTTGCCTACCAGGGCAAAGGGAGAGGCGACCATCTTGGTGAGGAGATTACCCAGAGTCGAGAGCAGGACTCTGCCGTACTTGAAATCCGGATCATTGAGGTCCCCACGAATCGGCAGATCGATCTCAATCCGCCCGTTCCGGTCCTGGAGGAGAGCCACGGCGAAGGGAACGGGAAGCGACGTCGCATCCGGACTGTTGGTTTTCTCGCCGAACGTCAGTTGATCGACGACGACTTTATTTTCTGCTTCGAGCACTTTCTGGGACACCTTGTATTTCAGGTCAAAGAACAGCTTTCCCTTCGATAGCTCATAGCCGACGTACTTTCCGCTATACGGTCCGGCCGTCGTCAGATCCAAATTTTCAAGCGTGATGGCCAAATCGGTGAAGGCGTCCTCGCTCAGCGGATTGATAGTCCCAGCAATCTTGAGGGGCGCGACCCGATCGACTCTGCCGGCCAGATCAACGTCGGCCCGAGCGATCTGCTTGGAAGACAATCCCTTGATCGTTCCCGTGAAGTCTGAAATGCCCGTGCTCACTGGAGGCTGAACTGTCTCATCACGGAACGTGGCCGCGGCCTTCAATAATTTGACCGCCCCTATTGTCACGGAAACGGGAGCACTCTTAGATTTCTGATCTGGTGGAGGCTTCTGATCGGTCGGCGCAGGTGCCGGCTCAGAGGACCTCAGTTTTGCAAAGTTCGACCCCCCATCCGACAGGATGACAAGATGCACGACCGGTTCCTGGAGGCCAACTTCTTGAATCGAAAGGGCAGTCGGCTCGACGGTCAGACGGATGGTGTTCAGGGAGAATCGTTTCATCGAGGCTACTTCATCATCCTGATCCCGTCCTGCGATGGACAGATCCGTCAAGTTGGCATTCCCCTGATAGGACAGGAACGGACCACGGGGATGGTGAACCGCGAGGTGCAGCTGACCATCCACGTTCACGGCACCGGACAACACATCAATTCTGGCCGATTTCTCGAAGTACGGTTGAAACGGCCTGATCGCGATCTCTTTTAAGCCCAAGGTCAAGTCAGCCTGAAAAGGGTTTGGTGAAACCGATCCGGTTACGCGGATCTGGCCCGTGTCATTGATCTGCATCGCGACGGACAGAGGAAGCGGATCCTTCAGGGGAATATGGACGTCATGCGTATCCGCTGTAAGAGAAGCAATTCGGATGTGTGCGGGGGTTTGAAGCGATCGATCTTCGAAATCGACGGCATGATCCTCGAGGCCGATCTGTTTGAGAAAGACCGACCATGGCTTCTCTTCTTTCTGCGGGGATGCGGCGCTGGCGACTGGAGCGGCGGCCTGTGAGGGGACCGGCGCGAACAACTGCTGATAATTGACCTTTCCATCCGGATTCAGCCACGCCGTCCAGGAAGCCTGTTCGACCGCAACGTTCGCCACTGTGATGTCCCGCTTTGCCAAATCGAGCTCCACACCCTCGACCTTCACCGTCGGAATCACAATCACGGGATCGAGCCCACCCTCTTCGGTGATCTTCAAATTTTCTACCTGCGTGCTTGCCTGTGTAATCTGTACGAGCAGCGGATCGGCACCGGTATCGAGGTTATACGCGGCATCGGCTGTCAACATGCCGTCGGCAATGGTGAACCGAAAACGGTCCTGCATGTACTTCCAGAGGCTGGGCAGTTTCACCCCCGACAAGACAAACTTTCCGGATGATCGAACCGGCTCAAGGGAAATGGTTCCTTCCCATGCGAGGGTCTCACCTTTGCCCAGTTCCGCAGTAAAGGCGTACGAATTTTCACCGCCCGGCTTTGTATAAAAGTTTTTGAGCGCGATGTGGATCGGGACGATATCGAGTGCAAAAGGCTTTGGCTTTGAGTCATCTCTGTACTCGACCACACCTTGCGTGATCTCGAACTCCCGTATCTCGATGGCAGGGATTGGAGATGGTGCCTTCTCCTCCTGCGGTGGAGTAGCCGCTTGGGGCTCATTGTGAGGCGGTGCCAGAGCAAGAAGGTTCAACTGCCCTGCTTTCGACACTCTGGCCGAGACAAAGGGGAGCACAAGCCGAATCGAGTCGAAGACATAGGCCCGACGAATGAGAGAGATCGCCTGGAGATTGATGAAAAACTCCTCGAACCCGATCACCGGAGTTTGATCTACTTCGCGGATATCGAATCCGGTCACCCGAAGGGACAGTGTAAAGGGATTCACTTCAACATCCGCGACCGAAACGGGACGGTGAAGTTGCTCGGCCAGAATGGGAATGACTTGGGTCTTGATAATATACGGAAGGAGAAAAAACCCGACGAGCGTGTACACCACCAATAAAACAGCGGCAAGAATCGCGAGACGAGGCGAACGGATCAACCAGTGCATGAATGGCTAACCAATTGGTGCGCCCGGCTGGAATCGAACCAGCGACCCTCAGCTTAGAAGGCTGATGCTCTATCCAACTGAGCTACGGGCGCAGCCTTATATTTCAACTACTTACTT belongs to Nitrospiraceae bacterium and includes:
- a CDS encoding radical SAM protein, giving the protein MGLPMVLLLIPPLTQLNTPYPSTAYLTGFLRSRGIPCEQADLGIEMVLRLFNRAGLTALFEEIRRSGKDLPGEAQQMLTVERAYLDTIEPVIEFLQGRNPSLATLLARPGFLPQGPRFVGRVGTRLSSRGRAEHDRATQFATFFLEDLADLVQATVSSHFALSRYAEHIARAASSFDTIIQALAPKPTLTDQFMLDALWYHLDRLNPSLVGLTVPFPGNLYGAFRIAQSIKTNRPDIQIALGGGYANTELRRLSDPRVFDYVDYVTLDDGERPLLSLIEHLSGTRPRAQLSRTFYRDKERVVFATECTDRDFTMDEIGCPTYSGLALDRYLTILDSTNPMHRLWSEGHWNKLTVAHGCYWKQCTFCDVGLDYIGRFEMTPTDRLLHQIEQLLAETGRRGFHFVDEAAPPAALKALALGLLERGITISWWGNIRFEEAFSPDLCRLLAASGCIAVTAGLEAASDRLLEQIKKGITVDQTALVAAAFREAGILIHAYLMYGCPSETIQETVDSLERVRQLFAEDLIQSAFWHRFTATAHSPIGLAPAEHGLRILGPTCKGFAENDLLHEDRVGKNPQWLGEGLRRSMLNYLEGRGLNLDVRRWFDHSVPRPRVSGAWVKRLLRDRTRKDDPHVERRVVWLGGTPVVTARAKHARVILPGRTSDSAVSMSKPHAVWLADLIQQSTPKNKPSHPYPLLREAQSAFPGNPKEFATYLDSPSWKKVRAAGLLLV
- a CDS encoding peroxiredoxin, with product MALRLGDEAPNFTAETTEGTINFHEWLGNGWGILFSHPKDFTPVCTTELGYMAKIKDDFAKRGVKVLAISVDPLDSHRGWTKDINETQHCTVSYPLIADPDKKVAMLYDMIHPNALDNMTVRSVFVIGPDKKIKLMLTYPASCGRNFDELLRVVDSLQLTAKYKVATPVNWKDGQDCIITPAVTDAEAKTLFPKGFKAVKPYLRYTPQPNK
- a CDS encoding DUF748 domain-containing protein — encoded protein: MHWLIRSPRLAILAAVLLVVYTLVGFFLLPYIIKTQVIPILAEQLHRPVSVADVEVNPFTLSLRVTGFDIREVDQTPVIGFEEFFINLQAISLIRRAYVFDSIRLVLPFVSARVSKAGQLNLLALAPPHNEPQAATPPQEEKAPSPIPAIEIREFEITQGVVEYRDDSKPKPFALDIVPIHIALKNFYTKPGGENSYAFTAELGKGETLAWEGTISLEPVRSSGKFVLSGVKLPSLWKYMQDRFRFTIADGMLTADAAYNLDTGADPLLVQITQASTQVENLKITEEGGLDPVIVIPTVKVEGVELDLAKRDITVANVAVEQASWTAWLNPDGKVNYQQLFAPVPSQAAAPVASAASPQKEEKPWSVFLKQIGLEDHAVDFEDRSLQTPAHIRIASLTADTHDVHIPLKDPLPLSVAMQINDTGQIRVTGSVSPNPFQADLTLGLKEIAIRPFQPYFEKSARIDVLSGAVNVDGQLHLAVHHPRGPFLSYQGNANLTDLSIAGRDQDDEVASMKRFSLNTIRLTVEPTALSIQEVGLQEPVVHLVILSDGGSNFAKLRSSEPAPAPTDQKPPPDQKSKSAPVSVTIGAVKLLKAAATFRDETVQPPVSTGISDFTGTIKGLSSKQIARADVDLAGRVDRVAPLKIAGTINPLSEDAFTDLAITLENLDLTTAGPYSGKYVGYELSKGKLFFDLKYKVSQKVLEAENKVVVDQLTFGEKTNSPDATSLPVPFAVALLQDRNGRIEIDLPIRGDLNDPDFKYGRVLLSTLGNLLTKMVASPFALVGKLVPGGGSAEELQYFEFEPGSAVPGAAELKKAEALITALRERPGLRLEITGTTDPVSDRQALRLQKLKAQLLASWQQERASPKDTNLPVAEEERLIKERFNQQQGQQGGTTPPSKPDMAPKPPTIEEMRRQLAASIPVEDASLRSLADERAKQMRDRLAGEGKLPEERVFLTESDLTASGHEKVRSRVNITAGS